Proteins co-encoded in one Malus sylvestris chromosome 9, drMalSylv7.2, whole genome shotgun sequence genomic window:
- the LOC126582565 gene encoding tRNA threonylcarbamoyladenosine dehydratase isoform X3 yields the protein MEERAKCLALLGFGALVGSVSTILLLKFRPRTVNGCDEKGGELHSIGPVSKTRTNCCAVSGNGNNKMTGVDLLSDEIVSEQLTRNIQFFGLEPQQKVTSSYVVVIGLGGVGSHAASMLLRSGVGRLLLVDFDQVSVSSLNRHAVATRADVGIPKAQCLKEHFLSIFPECHIDAKVLLYNESSEEEILAGHPDFVLDCIDNIDTKVALLAACVRRGLNVLSATGAGARADPTRIRVADLRQSTNDPLSRSVRHRLRRDYGIEGGVTVVFSLEKPKAKLLPFKGPSGEEENPSDYQILPGFRVRIIPVLGTIPAIFGQVMASFVLTQLAGLQVQTEPIVNLDIDHYRMLHQRLIEHEESLYGTALHVQVDVEEVMYIAKELWHGRSAREPFAKDVGRGMWRSVNELMLVRWDREKPASVSNLILLKFKETLSSPINGEMDRHLN from the exons ATGGAGGAGAGAGCAAAATGCTTGGCATTGCTCGGATTCGGAGCTCTGGTAGGCTCTGTTTCCACCATCCTTCTCTTGAAGTTTCGACCAAG GACTGTCAACGGATGCGATGAAAAGGGAGGTGAGTTGCATA GTATAGGGCCTGTATCCAAGACACGAACAAATTGTTGTGCAGTTTCTGGGAATGGGAATAACAAGATGACTGGTGTAGATCTTCTAAGTGATGAAATAGTTTCTGAACAACTAACAAG GAACATTCAATTTTTCGGACTTGAGCCTCAACAAAAAGTTACTTCATCCTATGTTGTGGTCATTGGTCTTGGAGGAGTTGGAAGTCATGCTGCATCAATGCTTTTGCGATCAGGGGTTGGAAGGCTCCTCCTTGTGGACTTTGATCAG GTATCAGTTTCATCACTCAATCGACATGCTGTTGCAACAAGAGCAGATGTTGGCATCCCAAAAGCTCAATGTCTGAAAGAGCATTTCTTGTCAATCTTCCCAGAGTGCCACATAGATGCAAAAGTTTTATTATACAATGAATCATCTGAAGAAGAAATCCTTGCGGGTCATCCTGATTTTGTTTTAGATTGCATTGATAACATCGATACAAAG GTGGCACTTCTTGCTGCATGTGTGCGTAGGGGTTTGAATGTATTATCAGCAACAGGAGCTGGTGCCAGAGCTGACCCAACTAGAATACGCGTTGCTGATTTAAGACAATCAACAAATGATCCATTATCCCGATCT GTAAGACACCGTTTAAGGAGAGATTATGGTATTGAGGGTGGCGTAACTGTTGTATTTTCATTAGAGAAGCCTAAGGCAAAGCTTCTTCCATTCAAAGGACCAagtggagaggaagaaaatCCTTCAGATTATCAG ATCCTACCGGGGTTCAGGGTTCGCATAATACCTGTTCTTGGCACCATCCCTGCAATATTTGGACAGGTCATGGCCTCCTTTGTTTTGACACAACTGGCTGGATTGCAAGTTCAAACAGAGCCTATAGTAAATTTGGACATTGACCATTACCGGATGCTTCACCAACGCCTTATTGAACATGAGGAGTCATTGTATGGAACTGCCTTGCATGTCCAG GTGGATGTTGAGGAAGTGATGTATATTGCAAAAGAGTTGTGGCATGGAAGAAGTGCAAGAGAGCCATTCGCTAAAGATGTAGGACGTGGGATGTGGCGATCGGTAAATGAGTTAATGCTTGTGAG GTGGGACAGGGAAAAGCCAGCATCTGTATCCAACCTAATTCTCTTAAAATTTAAAGAG
- the LOC126582565 gene encoding tRNA threonylcarbamoyladenosine dehydratase isoform X2 — protein MEERAKCLALLGFGALVGSVSTILLLKFRPRTVNGCDEKGGIGPVSKTRTNCCAVSGNGNNKMTGVDLLSDEIVSEQLTRNIQFFGLEPQQKVTSSYVVVIGLGGVGSHAASMLLRSGVGRLLLVDFDQVSVSSLNRHAVATRADVGIPKAQCLKEHFLSIFPECHIDAKVLLYNESSEEEILAGHPDFVLDCIDNIDTKVALLAACVRRGLNVLSATGAGARADPTRIRVADLRQSTNDPLSRSVRHRLRRDYGIEGGVTVVFSLEKPKAKLLPFKGPSGEEENPSDYQILPGFRVRIIPVLGTIPAIFGQVMASFVLTQLAGLQVQTEPIVNLDIDHYRMLHQRLIEHEESLYGTALHVQVDVEEVMYIAKELWHGRSAREPFAKDVGRGMWRSVNELMLVRWDREKPASVSNLILLKFKEADEHESITLEDIKEREAEFFDRVTSVLKRAELEFGL, from the exons ATGGAGGAGAGAGCAAAATGCTTGGCATTGCTCGGATTCGGAGCTCTGGTAGGCTCTGTTTCCACCATCCTTCTCTTGAAGTTTCGACCAAG GACTGTCAACGGATGCGATGAAAAGGGAG GTATAGGGCCTGTATCCAAGACACGAACAAATTGTTGTGCAGTTTCTGGGAATGGGAATAACAAGATGACTGGTGTAGATCTTCTAAGTGATGAAATAGTTTCTGAACAACTAACAAG GAACATTCAATTTTTCGGACTTGAGCCTCAACAAAAAGTTACTTCATCCTATGTTGTGGTCATTGGTCTTGGAGGAGTTGGAAGTCATGCTGCATCAATGCTTTTGCGATCAGGGGTTGGAAGGCTCCTCCTTGTGGACTTTGATCAG GTATCAGTTTCATCACTCAATCGACATGCTGTTGCAACAAGAGCAGATGTTGGCATCCCAAAAGCTCAATGTCTGAAAGAGCATTTCTTGTCAATCTTCCCAGAGTGCCACATAGATGCAAAAGTTTTATTATACAATGAATCATCTGAAGAAGAAATCCTTGCGGGTCATCCTGATTTTGTTTTAGATTGCATTGATAACATCGATACAAAG GTGGCACTTCTTGCTGCATGTGTGCGTAGGGGTTTGAATGTATTATCAGCAACAGGAGCTGGTGCCAGAGCTGACCCAACTAGAATACGCGTTGCTGATTTAAGACAATCAACAAATGATCCATTATCCCGATCT GTAAGACACCGTTTAAGGAGAGATTATGGTATTGAGGGTGGCGTAACTGTTGTATTTTCATTAGAGAAGCCTAAGGCAAAGCTTCTTCCATTCAAAGGACCAagtggagaggaagaaaatCCTTCAGATTATCAG ATCCTACCGGGGTTCAGGGTTCGCATAATACCTGTTCTTGGCACCATCCCTGCAATATTTGGACAGGTCATGGCCTCCTTTGTTTTGACACAACTGGCTGGATTGCAAGTTCAAACAGAGCCTATAGTAAATTTGGACATTGACCATTACCGGATGCTTCACCAACGCCTTATTGAACATGAGGAGTCATTGTATGGAACTGCCTTGCATGTCCAG GTGGATGTTGAGGAAGTGATGTATATTGCAAAAGAGTTGTGGCATGGAAGAAGTGCAAGAGAGCCATTCGCTAAAGATGTAGGACGTGGGATGTGGCGATCGGTAAATGAGTTAATGCTTGTGAG GTGGGACAGGGAAAAGCCAGCATCTGTATCCAACCTAATTCTCTTAAAATTTAAAGAG
- the LOC126582565 gene encoding tRNA threonylcarbamoyladenosine dehydratase isoform X1, whose protein sequence is MEERAKCLALLGFGALVGSVSTILLLKFRPRTVNGCDEKGGELHSIGPVSKTRTNCCAVSGNGNNKMTGVDLLSDEIVSEQLTRNIQFFGLEPQQKVTSSYVVVIGLGGVGSHAASMLLRSGVGRLLLVDFDQVSVSSLNRHAVATRADVGIPKAQCLKEHFLSIFPECHIDAKVLLYNESSEEEILAGHPDFVLDCIDNIDTKVALLAACVRRGLNVLSATGAGARADPTRIRVADLRQSTNDPLSRSVRHRLRRDYGIEGGVTVVFSLEKPKAKLLPFKGPSGEEENPSDYQILPGFRVRIIPVLGTIPAIFGQVMASFVLTQLAGLQVQTEPIVNLDIDHYRMLHQRLIEHEESLYGTALHVQVDVEEVMYIAKELWHGRSAREPFAKDVGRGMWRSVNELMLVRWDREKPASVSNLILLKFKEADEHESITLEDIKEREAEFFDRVTSVLKRAELEFGL, encoded by the exons ATGGAGGAGAGAGCAAAATGCTTGGCATTGCTCGGATTCGGAGCTCTGGTAGGCTCTGTTTCCACCATCCTTCTCTTGAAGTTTCGACCAAG GACTGTCAACGGATGCGATGAAAAGGGAGGTGAGTTGCATA GTATAGGGCCTGTATCCAAGACACGAACAAATTGTTGTGCAGTTTCTGGGAATGGGAATAACAAGATGACTGGTGTAGATCTTCTAAGTGATGAAATAGTTTCTGAACAACTAACAAG GAACATTCAATTTTTCGGACTTGAGCCTCAACAAAAAGTTACTTCATCCTATGTTGTGGTCATTGGTCTTGGAGGAGTTGGAAGTCATGCTGCATCAATGCTTTTGCGATCAGGGGTTGGAAGGCTCCTCCTTGTGGACTTTGATCAG GTATCAGTTTCATCACTCAATCGACATGCTGTTGCAACAAGAGCAGATGTTGGCATCCCAAAAGCTCAATGTCTGAAAGAGCATTTCTTGTCAATCTTCCCAGAGTGCCACATAGATGCAAAAGTTTTATTATACAATGAATCATCTGAAGAAGAAATCCTTGCGGGTCATCCTGATTTTGTTTTAGATTGCATTGATAACATCGATACAAAG GTGGCACTTCTTGCTGCATGTGTGCGTAGGGGTTTGAATGTATTATCAGCAACAGGAGCTGGTGCCAGAGCTGACCCAACTAGAATACGCGTTGCTGATTTAAGACAATCAACAAATGATCCATTATCCCGATCT GTAAGACACCGTTTAAGGAGAGATTATGGTATTGAGGGTGGCGTAACTGTTGTATTTTCATTAGAGAAGCCTAAGGCAAAGCTTCTTCCATTCAAAGGACCAagtggagaggaagaaaatCCTTCAGATTATCAG ATCCTACCGGGGTTCAGGGTTCGCATAATACCTGTTCTTGGCACCATCCCTGCAATATTTGGACAGGTCATGGCCTCCTTTGTTTTGACACAACTGGCTGGATTGCAAGTTCAAACAGAGCCTATAGTAAATTTGGACATTGACCATTACCGGATGCTTCACCAACGCCTTATTGAACATGAGGAGTCATTGTATGGAACTGCCTTGCATGTCCAG GTGGATGTTGAGGAAGTGATGTATATTGCAAAAGAGTTGTGGCATGGAAGAAGTGCAAGAGAGCCATTCGCTAAAGATGTAGGACGTGGGATGTGGCGATCGGTAAATGAGTTAATGCTTGTGAG GTGGGACAGGGAAAAGCCAGCATCTGTATCCAACCTAATTCTCTTAAAATTTAAAGAG